A genomic stretch from Streptomyces sp. QL37 includes:
- the cas2e gene encoding type I-E CRISPR-associated endoribonuclease Cas2e, whose protein sequence is MSSMIVISATAVPDHLRGALTRWLLEVTPELYVGTVSAKVRDELWSAVTACANDGIAVLAHPADNEQGFQLRTAGTRRREPMDFDGLTLIAFQRESQEMANLL, encoded by the coding sequence ATGTCCTCGATGATCGTCATCTCGGCCACCGCCGTCCCTGACCACCTCCGCGGCGCCCTCACCCGCTGGCTCCTCGAAGTCACACCCGAGCTCTACGTCGGCACCGTCTCCGCCAAGGTCCGCGATGAACTCTGGTCAGCTGTCACCGCCTGTGCCAACGACGGCATCGCAGTCCTCGCCCACCCCGCCGACAACGAACAAGGCTTCCAACTACGAACAGCAGGCACTCGCCGCCGAGAACCCATGGACTTTGACGGCCTCACCCTGATCGCCTTCCAGCGAGAAAGTCAAGAAATGGCAAACCTCCTCTAA